Genomic window (Puntigrus tetrazona isolate hp1 unplaced genomic scaffold, ASM1883169v1 S000000174, whole genome shotgun sequence):
GCACAAAACATGGAAAAGCAAGATTGGCACTGCTAACTCGCAGATCAAACATCATCAATGAGTTGTTGGAAAATAGGATGAACACTgatgaaaaaagacaaagtttggtgagatataaaaaattattggAAGAATTCAAGGATGCACACAGGTCTTTTCAGTGTTTGTTGGGTGATGAGAATGTAAAAAGGATAGTGATGAGTGGTATCAACCAAAGATGCATGTAATTCAAGACTTTCTGTCATCAGTAAATTCTTGGTTATCAAGGGCCACAGAAACAAAGGACATTGATGATGATGTTGCTCCTGTTGACAGTATTTCTTCAGTGTATCATAGGTCGAAAAGAAGCTCTCAAAGTTCACATTCACTGGCTTTAAAGGTTGCAGAAGCAGAACAAGCAGTTCTGAAGGCACGGTATGCTGCATCAAAGGAGAAGCATGCCTTAGAAGAGAAGGAGAAAATGCTCAGCCAGCAAATGGAATGACTAAGGAAGCAAAAGGAAACATTGGAAATGGAGACTGAATTGGCGGCTGCCTCTGCTAAAGTCAGCATTCTAAAAGAAGGGGATTCACAGTATtctacaaaagcaaaacaatatcACATCCTCTCTCATCAAGCAAACACTTCTGTCTTCTCTACCTTCAAAGGAAGTAAAAGACTTTGATGGCGACCTTATGGAATTTAGGGCATTTATGAGATATTTTGAACATGTAATTGAATGCAAGGTGGATGATGCTCAAGACtatattttttagaacaatACAGAAGGGGGGAACCAAAGGAACTGGTAAAAACTTGTCTTCACATTGATTCTGAAAGAGGGTATCTAAGAGCCAAAGCACTTTTTAGAGAGCATTTTGGCAATGATTTCAAGATCTCTAATGCTTACATTGAAAAGGCTTTATCATGGCCAGCCATCAAAGCAGAAGATCCAAAGGCTCAGAGGTTGTATCTCAGAGGATGCTGTAAAGCAATGGAGGAGAAAGCATTCATGGAAGAGTTGGATCTTGCTTCCAATCTAAAATCTCTGGTAGCCAAGTTGCCGTACAAGCTTAGAGAAAGATGGCGAACAAAGGTCTCTGAACTTCAAGATGGAGTGAGCCACAGAGTAAAATTTCATGATTTGGTCAAATTCATTGAAAAGcaagtcaaaatattaataaataaataataaaatcaaagtctacaataaaaacattcaagcCTAAATCTTCTAGCAGTAGGTTTGCTACCACTGTGGACAGTGCAACAAAATCTGACACAATCTCATTGTATAAAGATCACAACCTTACAGTACCTTTTCGCCTGTATTGTACAAATGGCCATCTTTTGGATAATTGTtctcaatttaaaagaaaagtgcatAAAGATAAAATCcaattcataaaagaaaaaggaatatGTTTTGGATGTCTTAACCAGGGTCACATGAGTAAAATCTGTAAAGTTTGCCGTCAAAAGCACCCCACAGTGCTTCACATTAAAAAAGTTTGATAAAAGAACAGGAAAGCCAGAACAACCAGATGCCAGTCAGGCAATTTCTTCCAATGCTTGTGGTCATATTGGGGCCAGTAAAAAGGAAGTACTAGCAATTGTGCCAGTCAAGGTGAAAGCAAACAATGGAAACAAAATAGTACAAACCTATGCATTCCTGAATTCAGGTAGCTCTGCCACATTTTGTACCACAGCTCTCATGACTCAACTTGGCATGATTGGAAGGAAAGCCAACATTCTACTGCGAACAATAAATCAAGAGAAGTCAGTGGTTACTCAGGTAATATCAGGGTTGGAAGTGAGTGCATTACATGACAACAATTTTATTACCCTTCCAGATGTGTATGCACAAGCTACCATGCCAGTCAATAAGAACAACATTCCGACTCAAACGGAATTATCTAGATGGTCCTATCTAAAAGGAGTGTCTCTCCCCTCAATTGATTCAGATGTTGACCTTTTAATTGGCACCAATGCCTCCATGCTCCTGGAACCATGGGAAATTATTAACAGTCGTAATGAGGGGCCATATGCTGTTAGAACATTGCTTGGATGGGTAGTCAATGCCCATCACTAAGAGAAACAGGCAGTGGAAGTGATGCAAGTGCTTCAGTTCAAGTCAAACGAATATCACTGGTGAGTCTGCATGACTTGATGATATCACAATATAATGCTGATTTCCGTGAAAAGACATATGAAGATGTTAAAGAGATGTCAGTGGAAGACAAGCAGTTCATGAAAATTGGGTTCTGCTAAACTGGTTAATGGATATTACAAGCTTAAATTACCATTCAAAAAGAATTATGTATCATTGCCAAACAATCAACAAGTAGCTGAGCAGCGtcttgaaagtttaaaaaggaAATTCAAGAGAAATCCTGTATTTCAAAAGGAATATGCCAACTTTCTTTCAGACTGTATTGATGAGTTTGCAGAACTTGTTCCAAAGGATCAGCTCAAAGGTACAAAGGGCAAAGTGTGGTATATACCTCATCATGGTGTCTACCatccaaagaaaaagaagataagGGTGGTGTTTGATTGTGTAGCCTCATTCATTGGTACTTCTTTCAAGGCCTGAGTTACTTCAAGGCCCTGATCTTACGAACAGACTCTCAGGAGTATTGATGAGATTTCATCAGGAGCCAGTTGGGATTATGGGTGGATTGGAGCAATGTTTCACCAAGTAAAAGTGGCAGAAGATCATGTTGATTTCCTACGATTTCTCTGGTGGCCAGGAGGTGATGTGAGTCTCACTCCCTTGGAGTATTGAGGTGACCAACACAATCTTGTCTAATTTCTATGTGAATGACAGTTTTAAGTATCCAGTGAGAAAGAAGCAATCTTGCTTATCCCAGACTTAACAGCTGCTTGTGAAAGAGGAGGATTTCACCTTTCCAAATGGGTAAGCAACAGTAGATTAGTGCTATCCTGCATTCCAGAAACTGATCGAACCAAATAAGTAAGAAACTTAGACGTGGACAAAGATAAGCTTCCATTAGAGCGAGCACTGGGAGTATACTGGTGTATGGAAGGTGATAATTTTACATACTGAATACTGTCCACTGTAAGTTCCATTTATGACCCTCTTGGGTTTCTTACTACTTTAACTCTTCCTGCTAAGCTGCTGTTACAAGAACTTTGCAGAATAAATATTGGCTGGGATGAAGAGATACCAAAGAGCTTAAATGATAAGTGAATTAAGTGGAAATATGACCTTGAAAAAACAACCAATTTCCAAGTAAGCAGATGTGTAAGCAGatgttgttttacttttttttaatttttttgtaatcaagTCTAAATGTCAAGAAATGCACATTGAAGTTGGTTTCCTTGGACTTACAAAAGCTCAGTAAGCATCTAAATCCTCAGCAGACCCAAGAGGTGACTAATTTGACAAATTGATTAAGGATAGTCACCACAGCAACTTTGAGCCTCGTCAATACGCTATGAGAATGAGATGCCTACACTACCGGACTTGCAAGTCCCTGCCTAGTTTGTACAACTGCAAGGCTAAGGCAAGAGAATAGAGGAGCCTTGAGTGGCTCGCAAGTccaatatgcaaaaaaaaaaaaagacaaatgtaagGGGAGTGGACCATTTCGCAGCGTTACAAACCTCCTGGATGGAGACCCCTTAAAAAGCCTTGGACTCCTGGCAGAGAAAGACCAGAGGACTCATAAGTAGTATTGGTGGTATCTAGAATAACTACTGGCCAGGCTTCCAGCAGGGAGGAGGACTAAAGGGCTGCTGTTGTGCTGTGACTGTGTAAGGgccccccttttcctgcagaacggaatccagaggccctggtcgaaggtcaatgcatGTTCGGTCTTTCCTTTGCGTCTCCTcaaaaaatcactaatatttattaatcttttgggtttccaattatagtactgaccttatacataattttatctgactccaatctttcgtgattttagttatatttatttaaatgtaactgctgatccctctagttgtgattaaatttggatcattaattatctataatatttcctagtttcgacttatcgttcgttaggagtctgggttgcttagagaccttgtttggtcagaacagactcacgacacatctggtctagtccaggtcttagtcggagactaccccgtagatcgcttaccttaatgcagccatctcctcgatagactcaaaaagagtaatttttttatgcgttccctaagtaatagcatgctaagccagtttggtggccagaagtcaagatctcaaaatcGTGCCCCCAGCTCCATCCACTCACACTAGCACaccaacaatgcagaaaacctcagaagtcactaacctactagaaaagttatttcagacaatgttataagttaaccaagattgacgtttattttgccagacAAGAATAGGtaccaaattggtataattcatagacatttgcacaactgatcagaagtacaaaaataacataaaacaaaataaaacaaacttaaaaggtcattatacctggtctttaaaaagtacatagtgtggtgtatgAGGACAGACatcacactacgggccgatctgactacagaatcactccttgttgtgttttgtcactttccttatatactcagaccagacaaagagatcccaaatgtagttataaaaaccttttggtgtttaggttcctgtgctccagtgtcacacctggctggaacacgttcagagacccaaaaggaggacacacctccttctcaacagaacacagttctaccaagtttttaatcttctccataatataagtgattactttgaaattgagaccaatttaccaatcgcactgagacctttcaaataaGACCAAACATGAAGCAACAGTAGATTAGTGCTATCACAAGACACATGTTacataatgccttattcctaatgaactttaaaccaagtcctttgggcagaaggaggggaagcaggaagagcaaaGGTGATGAGgttgtcataaacacaacagggacggagtggtgttgtttactctctttttgaagtccttttgttatttgtatatcccttctcagatttgtcttattgcatttacaggttttgattcacctccttacaatcTAATAGCTGGTGCAATCgaaatcctgattggaaatcctcacagatacaGATAAGAATcaatatagttgtgaggatactaccttttctagtatctttgacagaaaagggagattagagactGGTCTGTAATTTACAGTCTTTagggtcaagatgtggtttcttaatgagaggtttaactacaaccagtttaaaggttttggggacatatcctaatgacaatgatgaagtAATAATGGTCagaataggatctatgacttctggaagctaatctacaaacacacaaacctctCAGTAGATCAGCCCTGCTTATCTTCTACGGGTGACCAGTCTTGGGCCTCAGGACTAATTAAACTATATGAAACATTGTAGGTCACATGAAAATACCAACATGGCAGAAACAGCAAGCTTTTTATTGGTTGTGAACTAATCTATTCTTAAAGTTAACTACATTGACTCAAATCAAAtctaaaagtacaaatattttgGTTTGAACATCTGGTGTatcaaaaaaatgacatttgacaAAGTTTGCaatattgttcttaaaaatgttcagtgtttttaattgttGAATTTACTAAAATTAgcagaattcatcaaaaatgtattattaaaataataagatgTCTCCGATATTATGTTCACCACAATACaccaatatattatttatttctaaacacCCTTTATGaagaaattttaattatttgtgtacCCTGATAATTATGGAAGGAATCTAAGATCTACTAACAATGTCACAGTTATGAAACAGTACTGCACATGTAAAGCAAGTTTCAGCAAACATCTCAACTCTAGtggttttatatttgaattatatatcattatatttaatacatttttgctttttgtggttgtgtccaataataataatagtaataataataataataataataataataataattgttatggTACCTGGCATCGGggcttttgtgtattttgaatgtatGTGTTCAGGGATTGGCTGTTCTTCGAGGGACGTGATTGGGCAAATCCTGATGGGCACATGGCGACCTCACTTCGGCGTTTGCGGCTATGGCGTGAAGAGCTCCGGATTCCACCGCAGCCAACAGATCATCCACATCCCTCGTCATTATTGTTTGTGTCGGTTTCAGTTAACAACAAAAAGATTAATGTTTAAGTAACCACTCTGGAGCATAGGAGAGATCTGGCCTTTATTTTTGATATCAttttgtgatgtgtttttgCCTAGGAAGTTAAGGAAgatgatttgtattttcttttccttatccttaggtaatttatatattttattttattaaactcttttggtttattattttggccTTGGGTCTCTCTGAAGTCAATGCTCCttctatatattaattttacttgttaaccaataaataacttaaaattctTATGTTCGTTTGTTCATCTGTTGACTGTGGCTGGAATCAAACATCTTATTTGCgtctcactttttaaaatgggcagtaacataacaaaataataataataataataataataataataattaagaaagaaattatGATGTTTCTTCATTGGCTTTAATTCTAATagcagatagataaataaataaaccaataaatatatacatacattaataacTGGCTCCTGTTAGAGTTGGATGTTAAAGGGTTAAACACAGAAACTCCTCCCTCTTAAAACACTTACCAGGAAGAGAATGACTTGTTATTCGTTCTTTCTGtcattctgactttattttctgtgataaaaacaaagaagaatcAGCCATCAGAGGACAACTATAAAAAGACTCTGGAGAAGCACTTTTGGGTTTGTTTCTCAACAGAGAAGATTGTTGTTTCTTGATTCGTGTGGTTATTAATTTTTGAAACAGACGATcagaaagtgaaagtaaaatttCGATTTTAGCTCAAACTGTGAAAATGGCTTCCCTTTCTGTAGAAGAGCTTTCTTGTCCGTGTGTGCTGTGAAATCTTCAAGACTCCTGTTCTTTTATCATGTAGTCACAGTGTCTGTAAAGAGTGTCTTCAACAGTTCTGGAGAACCAAGAAAACTCAGGAGTGTCCTGTCTGCAGGAGAAGATCCTCAAACTCTACTCCACCAATTAATCTGGTGTTAAAAAACTTGTGTGAGTCGTTCCTGAAGGAGAGAAATGAGAGTCGTTCATCAGGATCTGAGGAGATCTGCAGTTTACACAGAGAGAAACTCAAACTCTTCTGTCTGGAGGACAAACAGCCTGCGTGTTTAGTGTGTAGAGATTCACTAAAGCATGTCAACCACACATTCAGACCAATCAGTGAAGTTGTTCCTTCATATAAGGTTGGTATTTCTCTCATTTTGCTCAACTTCATGTGACATGTAGTCTTCTGTGGAAAAGGTATTTGCTCCCATAATGATTTCTTCAGCTTTTTATGTATACTAATTAGTGTAGTTACTGGATAAGACCTTTTAAAGTTTactattttcagtttaatattactgtattctCTTCACTTCACTGTAATctggtgttttatatatattttgttcaatTCTAGGAGGATCTCAATACAGCACTGAAGTCCTTACAGGAGAAACTTAGAAAGAGAGAAGACATAAAAGAAGAGTTTGAGAAAACAGTTCAACACATCAAGGTGAAGAAACTGAATCAAGAGTCATTTTCAGCAAAGCTGTAGGatcactatatatattattttttttgtaaaagacaAGCTTCAGTCTGCTCGTGGATCTGTTATATGTCTGGTATCTGAGTTTCTCTTGGATCTGAATGATGTGATGTTGATGTGATGTTGATGGAGATGATTGAAGTGAATGTGATTTGATTTCAGTCTCAAGCTGAGCACACAGAGAGTCAGATTAAACAGCAGTTTGAGAAACTTCATCAGTTTCTCAGAGATGAAGAAGAAGCTACAATCACTGcactgagagaggaagaggagcagaagAAGCACGTGATGAAGAAGAAGCTGGAGGAGATCAACAGACACATCTCAGCTCTTTCACACACAATCAAAGACACGGAGGAGATGATGAAAACCAATGACGTCTGCTTTCTAAAGGTCTGATTTCAGATCAtccattgattgattgattgattgattgattgagttcTTGATGATCAATggtgtgtttgttctgcaggAGTTTCCGGTCACGATGGAAAGGTGAGTGATCTGCTGGTGTCTCTGGTCTCTCTGCTTCTGAAACCAAAGCCACTGCAGTTCTGATCCTGAATGTTCTTCCAGAGTCCAGATCTCATCACAGCCGGATCCACAGACGCCTTCTGGAGCTTTGATTCATGTTCCACGATACTTGGGCAACCTGGCCTTCAGAGTCTGGAAGAAGATGCAGGACATTGTCCAAAACAGTGAGTCTGGAGAAGATCTGTGCTCTTACACATACACTGGAGATGATGCATGAGGGAATATTTACAGATTTCAGCATTATGTGTGAATAACCAGATGAGCTACTACgccaaaatatacaaaattaagaGAAGAACAACTTATCTCCACGTTATGTTTACAGTTAGAGTCATACAGCAGATATCTGAGAAACCTGTttctgaaaaaactaaaaaaggttattgcattttttccttACAATTATGACGATTTTTCTCAGAGattttgagatataaaatccaattttgagagaaaaaaagatctaTATGTTCTTagaattgcgagtttatatatattatattatatattatattcctaaataaaagataattgGAGAGATAAAAAGTagcaataaccttttttattttccatagaTATCATTTaagtttgattgattgatctaaaatatttactgaaacAACACTGAGAGTAAAACTGCATGATTCTGGATAAACTGAGTATCACAATTAGTTTAGTctcaaatgcaaaacaaaataattcatgacagaatattaattgCTGCaatcttttgatcaatttaacagCGTTTGAAAgtattcttaaacattttaatatctaataattaataaatacacacacacacatatatatatatatatgtaaacatacacacatattgtagccataataaaaatatgcaaatatgacaATATTGAAGTGTTGTGAAagttttttgctgcatttgtatttttttcatcttttagaatgttttcttgtaattatatgtgcttttattatgcattttttaactgATGCTGTGATAAGACGTCATAACTGAGTCAGTGTAGCaagaaattacaaataaatgggaattaaaacatgaatataatgACTTAGATAGGTTTGCCGTATCAGATGGGTTGCTTTAaacaaatgctacatttttaaacCTAGAACATTTATCCTCAGCTGCTGGAGAAACactaatcaataaaaaacattatacatgAAGCAGgaagttactttttaatttaacaaggTGATTTTCTCTCATTTTGATCTCCACTATAGACATCAGTGATTTATATCCAAACTATACAAAAGATGTATCACAGTATTTCTGTGATAATACGAATGATTGTaagacataaataatattttgtggttTTTTCTAAACCTGGTAACTGCTGTCTCTGTGTCAGCCCTGTCAAACAGATTTTAAGCTTCCAGTGTCATTTTTTCAAAGGTTTAATAGACACAGAagaatcaatattttaattattgttagttGAATCAAAGGCTCAGGTCGTTCTTGGTTTCAACAGACATTTATTTGGACACGAGTCTGTAGTATGTCTTGTACATTATAGTCTTGTCTACTTTATATCCCGACAATGCCGTCAGAACTggaaaaacaatacataaaactTATATTAACCCTCTAAAAAGTGGAgcttaaacataataataaaccaaaaatacatacaaaaggAATAAATATTGGGCAAAGCAATTaacaagataaacacacacctcactgatcTCTCTCACTCAAGAGGAATAAACCCATGATTACAGTTtcttaaacaagcaaacaaaaaattatatcttCTTAACTTTCtttctataaataatataaaagaattGACATATACTAAACAAAATATACTTATTACTACTACTTATGAAagttttaactatttattagtCTTTCAACTATAAAGTGtatattatgaatttaaataattaaacaattattaacatTGAAGCTCTGACTGATAGGAAAATGTATTACTGTATGTTTGATGAATAGAACGAGtgtcataattcataataatctGTGTATGGTTCACTCTTGATCATTATATGAACATCAGAATAAAATCAGCTGTTGATTGTGTCTCATCAGCTCCTGTGATTCTGGATCCAAACACTTCTCATCCCCGTCTTCTTCTGTCTGATGATCTGACCAGAGTGATATTCAGCGAGAACTATCAACCTCTTCCTGATAATCCAGAGAGATTTGACTCTTATTGGTGTGTTCTGGGTTCAGAGGGTTTTAACTCAGGAACACACTGCTGGGATGTGGAGGTTAAAGAGAGTCTATGGTGGAGTCTTGGAGTAACTACAGAATCAAACCAAAGAAAGGGATGTGTTTTCTTTAACACTGATGTCTGGAGTGTACAGTACAGATATCCTGAACAGGCTGGTTTTCCTGTTGAACAGGATGTTGATCGTGTGAGAGTGTATCTGGACTATGACAGAGGAACAGTGTCATTCTCTGATCCTGTAACtaacacacatctacacacattcACTACCAccttcactcacacactctttccTTTCTTCAGTACTGATTTCTCTCTGAATATCTTACCTGTCAGTAATCAGTGAACACACCTGAAGATCTGGATCAACCTGCTTTTAACTTTTACACTCATCATGATACTAATATTTAATTCTTATCACAGTTTCATTTGTTCGACATGAGACTACGTGAATAATTGTGAATAGTTTTCAGTGTAGAATTCAATGAAATAGAAATACTATAACAATGtgattaaatatgaaatctCTTTAAAAAGTTTGTCTCAGTTTCAGAATTAGAGGAATAATTTATCTTTATTACGTTAAAAACAGTGATTATATGATTTATTGTACTCacttttaatgtaaacaaacatgaattatcatattattcaattatttttgatattctgtTCAGTTTCTGTTTAGTACATCAAGCTAAATGTAAGTATTCTGAGTAATTTTATGCCAAGTAATCATTTTTctctatattttaattttacttttatttacaataatccTGGTGCAAAGCACATTCAAGTATGTTTCATTGTAAATcgtattttaaatctaaatttctttttgtttaaagtgtaaatcatgttattttaaaattaatttttttgctataaaaaaaattttggaaataattctattattcttttaaactcCTATGctattctattatatttaagtcaaaattattatattttaagtcaAAAAACGTGTATTTCAATAAAGAGTCATTTGgggaaaagtttttaaaaaatcatgaatcaaataattgtttcatcaaaacatttttacttatgtaaatgtttttaaacaatcttaatttttaaatatgtataattttaaatcatttttaaattgcatattttatcGTATTTTTGATCttcagatgttaactgatggactgtggatgtttttatcaaactctcatcctgacggcacccattcactgcagtgcgTCCAActcacatttgaaataaaaaaaaagcacacagcGATACataacaaaagtgttttttttttttattattcacacattcatacttttataaaacactatatatatatatatatatatatatatatatatatatatatataatattaaaatcagaCTTAGTTAATTACACCTGCATGATCTTATAAGACCTCTACACAGTGATCTTTATAGATTAAAGCGTGATAAAAAGCCTTGATTAGCTTGTGTCTTGTCTGCTTGGACGGCTCTGAGTGATAAGAGTCTCTGTGTTTGAAGATTCAGGACGTTCAGGAGGGCCAACAGAAACGACACCAGACCCAGAAGAACCTTCTGAGTCCACATACACGAGTCCAGCTTCTGCTCCAGACGAGAGTTAGTGGCCATCAAACGCATCAGCTGAGAAACACACATCCATAAAAGCGTTAACTAGTACAAAACATTATTAGTGAGCACTTGTAGTACACTTGAGCCTGTCTTTCATACACTAACACACTCCAGAGTACAAGtggtgaataaaataaacaatctttccatttccatttgttgcacaaaaaaaaggataaatcTAGAATTTgatggtgcaaaaaaatctaaatgttgaaaaaatggtctttaaagtttttagcaatgcatactgctgatttaaaattaagtgtggcaggaggagccaagtctctttttatagtgcattattgTTGCGTCAGCGCCCACGTGCCATAAAAACGGGAACGTATGCGCTTTTTGAGGTGTGTCGCTTGACTAATCGTAGCGCCGTTCATGCGCTTTCGTCATCTCTCGAACTAAATTGGAGCACGCGAGCTGAGACGTGACTCAAGTACTGGTTTTGAACCAATGTTCCTTGCTGCCGGGCCACCTGAGGGGGTTCGTAGAAGTACTTAAACACTGGAGAAGCTGTGGTAACCGGACACGCTCACCGAATAGTTTTTGTTCTCTGCATTGACACGTACTACTCGTATCAGTGGTTGAAATCCAAATCCCTTCGGTTAAGTGAAGGTCCATAAACTGCACTACAGTCGCCTTTTTTGCTTTAACGGTTGCAGTGCTGTCCTGTTTCCagactttttttggtttaattatttttttggttttccataTGTCTTCCTCTTTTGAAGTTGaactgatttctttttgttttcggttttgatttgtttattcgAACTGACTCCCTTTAGTACTCAGTGGAGCTAATTATGTGACTTTTATGGtcaagttgttttgtttgttttcttttgtgctttaattCTTTTGATTGGTTGTGTTGATGATGCTATTTCATTCAAGTGACAAGTTACTGACCTGCCTTCTTTGTTGTGACAGGGCCTGAGCACCGGGGCAGAGAATTTCTTTTAGGTGGTGGTATCTTCTCACAGCGTGCCGTGATCACCTTcccatgtgtgaatgtgtgtgtgagtgtgcccGTGTGTCTACACAGTGAAATGCAGTGAGTCACCAGCGAGTGGTGTGGTCTGTCCTCCTAGTTTTGGTAAGCTCCAGCCCGGGGGCCCTTGACTTTTAGAAGTGTCTTGTGTAGATCCAACAACCTTCTAgactattttaaatgctatttcatccaagatttgtcaataaaaaaagtgtttcgtGACCAACTTCTCTGACTCTTAATTGGTGGGATGAATCTGTGTTAGCCTGTTTAGGTGGTTCTTTTCAATTCTTTGGGTGAAATTCCCATAGTGGCGTAATCGGAGTGCTAGTCCCCTTTCATACTGGGGAAGTCTGATATTTCCTGCCACCTGATCCCATCATTCCCAACGCCACATTGTGGCGCAGTCGGCAGGGTTTCCACCATAATTTTGCGTCAGAGATAttggtgtttttgtattttgtcttagggtttgtttttttgggaaACAGGACGGCAGTGCACTGTATTAGTGATTCCAACTGatggtttttctttctctccggTGGTAAGTGGTTTTTAAAGGAGAAAAATGGAAGAAGAATTGCAAGAATTGAGGGATCTTGTAGCTCAATTAAAAGCTGACAATGCACGGCTGCAACAGGCACAGGTGCCAGTTGGGTTT
Coding sequences:
- the LOC122333045 gene encoding LOW QUALITY PROTEIN: nuclear factor 7, brain-like (The sequence of the model RefSeq protein was modified relative to this genomic sequence to represent the inferred CDS: deleted 1 base in 1 codon), whose product is MASLSVEELSCPVCCEIFKTPVLLSCSHSVCKECLQQFWRTKKTQECPVCRRRSSNSTPPINLVLKNLCESFLKERNESRSSGSEEICSLHREKLKLFCLEDKQPACLVCRDSLKHVNHTFRPISEVVPSYKEDLNTALKSLQEKLRKREDIKEEFEKTVQHIKSQAEHTESQIKQQFEKLHQFLRDEEEATITALREEEEQKKHVMKKKLEEINRHISALSHTIKDTEEMMKTNDVCFLKEFPVTMERVQISSQPDPQTPSGALIHVPRYLGNLAFRVWKKMQDIVQNTPVILDPNTSHPRLLLSDDLTRVIFSENYQPLPDNPERFDSYWCVLGSEGFNSGTHCWDVEVKESLWWSLGVTTESNQRKGCVFFNTDVWSVQYRYPEQAGFPVEQDVDRVRVYLDYDRGTVSFSDPVTNTHLHTFTTTFTHTLFPFFSTDFSLNILPVSNQ